In Candidatus Angelobacter sp., the sequence CTTCGCTGCTCTCGACGGGCGTTGCGGCAGATGCCGGCGGCACTGCAGCGGCCGAGCAAAGCCACGCCGCGATCATCTTCCCCCTGCTGGCGCTGTTGGTCTTGGTGATTTTCGTGGGGGTGTTGTTCGCGTTTTTCATTCACCGGTATTTGCGTTCCCGCCACGCAACGCCCGGGACCCGGATTGCGAAGCGACCGGGCGAATTCCTCCGGGGCGCGCTTGGCTTTCAATCATCCATTTTTCACTGCCCGAATCGCTGGCTCGCCGTCAAAAGCACAAACCTGCAAGCGGTGCAATCCGCGCTGGGCCTCCATAATCCGACCCCCTGCTCTTGGACGGATGGCATGGGCCGCGTCAGCGATCAGAAGCTTTTTATTTCACCGCCTGTCAACGGGTGGATACTGGTGGTGGGCTCTCTTCTACCCGAACCGGGGGAGGACGTGGATGTATGTTTCCGATTCCTGCAACACCTCAGCCGCGAGTTGGGCGAGGTGCAGTTTTTCAGCGTCAACCGGGCGGTCGGCCACCATGCCTGGGCGTGGTTTGAAACCGGCCGCACAACTCGCGGATATGCATGGGCTGGAGAGACGTTGTGGAACCAGGGACGCAAAACCTGGGCTGAACGAAGACTCGGCGTCACATGCTACGATTACTGCGAAGGCAACGCGAGAGACCTGTTCGCGCAACGCGAGCGGGGCCGCGCCAACACGGAAAAAATCCCGCTGCTGGCCTCGATGTGGAGCGTGGATCCGTCGTCGATAGAAGACAATGCCGTGACTGACGCGCTGGGTGTCTCTGGCGACCTTTCATCCGCCAGAATGCGTTGAGCCTTGCGTCCCGGGGGATTCAGCCGCACAATCCCGGCGATCCCGAACCCGGAGCAACCTATGCTGGACGCCATACTCGAGGAATTTCCGAAGGAAATTACGTTGAAGGACAACTTCAAGGTCCTCCTGCGCCCCCTCGAGTCCTCCGATGAGAAGGCTTTTCACGATTTCTTCCTCGCCGTGCCGGAACAAGAGCGGATGTTCATCAAACACCGCGTCACGGAACCGGAAGTGATCGGCGACTGGTGCAGAAACATTGATCTGGGCCGCAACCTGCCGTTGCTGGCGCTCACCGGAAACAAAATCATCGGCGACGCCACCTTGCACCAGCAGTTGGGCGGCTGGAAACGGCACATCGGGCGGGTGAGCGTGTTGGTACACCCGCAGTACCGCGGGCGGGGACTGGCCAAGTCACTGGTGGTGGAAATCATTGAGCTTTCCCGACATATCGGCCTCGAAAAACTGGAGGCAGAGTTCATCGGCGGACAGGAAACGGCGATCAAGATGTTTGGCTTGCTTGGTTTCGCTCAGTTGCTGCGGCTGCCCAACTATGTGAGAGACATGAAGGCCATCTCGCACGATTACGTGTTGATGGGCCTCGGCCTCGAGACGGACGAGGAATACGCGGGAATGGAGTGAATGCTGGCAACCGCGTGGAATCTGGACGATGGGCCGTCAATTGAAAACCTAAAGCGCCTTGAACAATCTGTCCCGACTGCGGTGCGAGAATTTCGTGTGCCTCCAAGGCCCACCTGAAATAGAGGCCGGACATACAAACCGCCGGTACGGAACCATCGGTCGCCGCCGAATTGAGATTATCGGACATTCGTTTCTTTTCACCGATTCATCCGCTGAAATCTGGCAGACTCCAGAGCAATACAAACGCTCTCGTCCCGGGCCCTGGACATCGGCACAGCGAACCTGGTGTCGGTTCCGCATGCGGTTTTGAAGAAGAAGTGCGTTTTCCGCTGACCACCTCGCACGCACGGCGTTCGGCGCG encodes:
- a CDS encoding GNAT family N-acetyltransferase, with protein sequence MLDAILEEFPKEITLKDNFKVLLRPLESSDEKAFHDFFLAVPEQERMFIKHRVTEPEVIGDWCRNIDLGRNLPLLALTGNKIIGDATLHQQLGGWKRHIGRVSVLVHPQYRGRGLAKSLVVEIIELSRHIGLEKLEAEFIGGQETAIKMFGLLGFAQLLRLPNYVRDMKAISHDYVLMGLGLETDEEYAGME